A window of Rhododendron vialii isolate Sample 1 chromosome 11a, ASM3025357v1 contains these coding sequences:
- the LOC131307100 gene encoding basic blue protein-like, whose product MFHQGRGNAIFTAAAAAALVLCTVALFNGEAAKAASFVVGDAKGWVFNVNDWPNGKSFKACDTLVFNYNPKIHNVVVVKESSNFNNCKVPAGATVFTSGKDKVGLVRGQNLFICGTPRHCQSGFMKINVTAA is encoded by the exons ATGTTTCACCAGGGAAGAGGCAATGCAATTTTCACGGCGGCTGCTGCCGCAGCATTGGTGTTGTGCACAGTGGCGCTATTCAACGGTGAGGCGGCTAAAGCAGCTAGCTTCGTAGTAGGAGATGCCaagggttgggtctttaatgtgAACGACTGGCCCAATGGCAAGAGCTTCAAAGCCTGTGACACCCTTG TGTTCAATTACAACCCGAAGATTCACAACGTGGTGGTCGTGAAGGAGAGTAGCAACTTCAACAATTGCAAGGTCCCGGCTGGTGCCACAGTATTTACCTCAGGAAAGGATAAAGTAGGGCTTGTCCGGGGACAGAACTTGTTCATTTGTGGCACGCCTAGGCATTGTCAATCAGGGTTCATGAAGATTAATGTTACTGCAGCGTAG
- the LOC131308817 gene encoding basic blue protein-like, which produces MPSQGRRGSALVATAVALVCLSSVLSFEVAQARTYTVGGAKGWTFGVKRWPGRKQLFRAGDILVFNYFAEQHNVMVVNRAGYRSCNAPSNATSYWTGNDHITLVKGHNFFMCGFPGHCSAGMRIAVKAAK; this is translated from the exons ATGCCTTCTCAGGGAAGAAGAGGCAGTGCATTGGTTGCCACCGCAGTGGCCCTGGTGTGCCTGTCGTCGGTGCTTAGTTTTGAGGTGGCTCAGGCAAGAACCTACACGGTTGGTGGTGCCAAGGGCTGGACTTTTGGTGTTAAAAGGTGGCCAGGAAGGAAGCAGCTCTTCAGGGCTGGTGACATACTTG TGTTCAATTACTTCGCAGAGCAACACAATGTGATGGTTGTGAACAGAGCTGGATACCGCAGTTGTAACGCCCCGTCTAATGCCACTTCTTATTGGACCGGCAATGACCACATCACTCTTGTCAAGGGACACAACTTCTTCATGTGCGGTTTCCCTGGGCATTGTAGTGCTGGAATGAGGATTGCTGTTAAAGCGGCAAAGtag
- the LOC131308818 gene encoding basic blue protein-like → MPSQGRRGSALVAAAVALVCLSSVLNFEVAQARIRTPKTYTVGGAKGWTFGVGRSWPGKKQHFRAGDTLVFKYAAEQHNVLVVNKAGYRSCNAPANAPSYWTGNDNIKLVKGHNYFMCGFPGHCRAGMRISVIAAK, encoded by the exons ATGCCTTCCCAGGGAAGAAGAGGCAGTGCATTGGTTGCCGCCGCAGTGGCCTTGGTGTGCCTGTCGTCGGTGCTTAATTTTGAGGTGGCTCAGGCAAGAATCCGAACGCCAAAAACCTACACGGTTGGTGGTGCCAAGGGCTGGACTTTTGGCGTTGGTCGCAGTTGGCCAGGGAAGAAGCAGCACTTCAGGGCTGGTGACACACTTG TGTTCAAGTACGCCGCAGAGCAACACAATGTGCTGGTTGTGAACAAAGCTGGATACCGCAGTTGTAACGCTCCGGCTAATGCCCCAAGTTATTGGACCGGCAACGACAACATCAAGCTTGTCAAGGGACACAACTACTTCATGTGCGGTTTCCCTGGGCATTGCAGAGCTGGAATGAGGATTTCTGTTATAGCGGCAAAGtag
- the LOC131308819 gene encoding basic blue protein-like has translation MPSQGRRGSALVAAVVALAVCLSSVLNFEAAEAKAYSVGGAKGWTYGNYVRWPKGKNFRAGDTLVFKYDAEQYDVVVVTQAQYRTCNAPPNATAYHTGNDRIKLVKGHHFFMCNIFPGHCKAGMRIAVKAM, from the exons ATGCCTTCTCAGGGAAGAAGAGGCAGTGCATTGGTTGCCGCTGTGGTGGCCCTGGCGGTGTGCCTGTCGTCGGTGCTTAATTTTGAGGCGGCTGAGGCAAAAGCCTACAGTGTTGGTGGTGCCAAGGGCTGGACTTATGGCAATTATGTTCGCTGGCCGAAAGGGAAGAACTTCAGGGCTGGTGACACACTTG TGTTCAAATACGACGCAGAGCAGTACGATGTGGTGGTTGTGACCCAAGCTCAATACCGCACATGTAACGCCCCGCCTAACGCCACAGCGTATCACACCGGCAATGACCGCATCAAGCTTGTCAAGGGACACCACTTCTTCATGTGCAATATTTTCCCTGGGCATTGTAAAGCTGGAATGAGGATTGCTGTTAAAGCAATGtag
- the LOC131308820 gene encoding basic blue protein-like — translation MSYQGRGSAVVAAAVAVVCLLLVLNFEVAEAATYKVGGSNGWTFNVVGWPRGKRFRAGDTLAFSYSRQAHNLVVVNKAGYDSCKAPANAKVYSSGNDQIKLVKGQNYFICSFVGHCDSGMKIAVNAI, via the exons ATGTCTTATCAGGGAAGAGGCAGTGCAGTGGTTGCCGCCGCAGTAGCGGTGGTATGCCTGTTGTTGGTGCTTAATTTTGAGGTGGCTGAGGCAGCCACCTACAAGGTTGGTGGTTCCAACGGCTGGACCTTTAACGTTGTTGGCTGGCCGAGAGGGAAGCGCTTTAGGGCTGGTGATACACTTG CGTTCAGTTACAGCCGACAGGCTCACAATCTGGTGGTTGTGAACAAAGCTGGCTACGACAGTTGCAAAGCCCCGGCTAATGCCAAAGTGTATTCCTCCGGCAACGATCAGATCAAGCTTGTCAAGGGACAGAACTACTTCATCTGCAGCTTCGTTGGGCATTGCGATTCTGGAATGAAGATTGCTGTTAATgcaatctag